One Candidatus Chazhemtobacterium aquaticus genomic window, CATTAAAACCCAAAGTCATTCGCTCCAAGATCAATCAGGGCTTCTCCAAGGCCGTCAATCAGGCAATCAAAGCTTCATCAGGTCAACATCTCCTCCTGCTCAACCCTGACACGCGCTTAGTGGGCAACTGTTTAACATATCTTCACGACTTTGCTTCAAAAACCTCGCCCCTAGGCGCTGTCTCTCCACGTCTGCTTGGTCTTAATGGCCGCCCCCAGCCTTCCGTTTTTCGCTTTCCCACTATTATCAATGCCATCCGTCACTACTTCTTTAATTGCCAAAACTGCTTTGGCAAATACCTGCCACCCAACAAAACCACCAAAGTAGATGTTGCCGTTATGGCTGCCATGCTCATACCCCGTTCTACTATAGATACCGTTGGTGTTCTTGACGAGAGATTCTTCCTTTACTATGAAGATATTGAGTTTTGCAGACGACTCAAAAAACACCGTCTGCCGCTCTATTACCTTCCCCAGGCTAAAGTTAAACATGCCCACGGAGCATCAGGCCACTTCCGCTCTCATCTAGACAGCCCCTTACTTAAATCAGCCCAAATCTACCATGGTCGAGTTTACTCTACCCTGCTTAATCTCACTCTCTTGCTTGGTCAGAAATGGCAAAAGTTCATCCGTCACCCCCTTCCTAAACTTGGCTAAATATTTTCCCTCTTGACCTTTTTACTTTCGTTATATAAAGCACGCCTTAATGCACACCCGTGCATCAACGTACATTTGTTGTAAGGAGGTGTTCTATGTTCACCGGTCGCGCTCGCATTCGTGGAAGTCCGATCAACGTTTCCGAGAACCTCACGCTGGCGCCATCGAACATCACCATCCTGGGCCGCGAGGAAGGATAGCCGCGTCGATCTGCCGCATCCTTGCCTCCAAGTAATACAACAGCAGTACCCGCATCACGCCCCGCCGCCTGGCACACACACCGCCGACGACGGGGCCCCTTTTTATCTTCCTTTCCTCTTTTTTCTCCGACACGCTACAATATCCTTGTGAAATTAAAACTTCCTCGCTTAGTCATCTTTTCCATCGTTATTGGTATTCTGCTCCGTCTCATTTTTGCTCTCACCACCTATCACGGTGATCTGGCTGCCTTGGTTCTAGCCGGTGACTCTCTGGCGGTTAAACACCAGTTCATCAACTTCTACGAATCGGTTTTCACCATTGGCACTCAGGGTGAGCTCAAGCTCCCCGACCACCAGATGACCTTCATCTACCAACCCTTAGCCTACTTCATCCCCGGTCTTATCTACCTTCCCTTTGCCGGTGTCTTAAAAGGCTTAGTCGATGGTTTGCTTCACATCAATCCCTATTTACTGGCAGGCAAATCTCTCTTCTTCCCTCTCCTTATATACAAGCTCCCCCTTATTCTCGCTGACCTAGGCACTCTCTTCCTGTTGCCTAAATTCTTTACCAAGAAGAAAGATCAACATCTCTCCCTCATCCTCTGGTCGCTTAATCCCCTCGCTATTTACGTCTCTTCCATGGTCGGCCAGGTTGACGCCATCCTTACCTCCTTCCTGGTTGCCGGACTCCTTGCTTTCAAGAAAGATCGCCTCTACCTCTCCATTTTCTTCTTTACTCTTTCCGCCTTAGTCAAACCCATTGGTTTGGTTCTTCTTCCTGCCGTTGCCCTTTACCACTACTCGCTTCATCGCCGATTGCTGGATGTCGTCAAACTAGTTTCCTCAGGACTCCTCACCTATCTTCTGGTCATCGCCCCCTTCCTACCCTCTTTAGCTTATCGCCAGTACACTCTCTTTGCTGAACACATAAACAAGACCCTCTTTGCCGGTATTGCCATCTCACCCGGCACCCTCATTCCCTGGTTTTTCATCACCTATGCTGCCATCCTGGTTCTCTTGCTTAATCGCCGTATCTCACCTTTCTACGCTCTTGGTGCCGCTTTGTTAGCCAGTCTCTCCTTTACCCATTTCCACCCTCAGTGGTTAATCTGGCTCACTCCTTGGCTCGTTATATACCTAGTTACCACTAGGGATTGGCTAACTCCTTTGGTTACCCTTTTTTCGTGGTTGGTTATTCTTTTCTCTTTTGAACCAAGCCTAACCTATCATCTTTTCTTCGGTCTTAATCTAAATCCCATTGCTCTTTCCTCCTCGCTTG contains:
- a CDS encoding glycosyltransferase family 2 protein encodes the protein MDLSIIIITYNSRQHITPLLNSIKKSPDRLKKEIIVVDNASRDDSADLASKHPLKPKVIRSKINQGFSKAVNQAIKASSGQHLLLLNPDTRLVGNCLTYLHDFASKTSPLGAVSPRLLGLNGRPQPSVFRFPTIINAIRHYFFNCQNCFGKYLPPNKTTKVDVAVMAAMLIPRSTIDTVGVLDERFFLYYEDIEFCRRLKKHRLPLYYLPQAKVKHAHGASGHFRSHLDSPLLKSAQIYHGRVYSTLLNLTLLLGQKWQKFIRHPLPKLG